The proteins below come from a single Diceros bicornis minor isolate mBicDic1 chromosome 3, mDicBic1.mat.cur, whole genome shotgun sequence genomic window:
- the LOC131393556 gene encoding LOW QUALITY PROTEIN: dynein light chain 1, cytoplasmic-like (The sequence of the model RefSeq protein was modified relative to this genomic sequence to represent the inferred CDS: substituted 2 bases at 2 genomic stop codons): MXDXKAVIKNADVSEETQQDLVECAPQVLEIYSIDNVATHVDKAFDKKYNPTRHHIMRRDFSSYMTHGTKYFIYLYLGQVAIHLFTSG, from the coding sequence ATGTGAGACTGAAAAGCCGTGATAAAGAATGCAGATGTGTCAGAGGAGACGCAACAGGACTTGGTAGAGTGCGCTCCTCAGGTGCTGGAAATATACAGCATAGATAACGTTGCCACTCATGTGGATAAGGCGTTTGACAAGAAGTACAATCCCACCAGGCATCACATTATGAGGAGGGACTTCAGTAGTTACATGACACATGGAACCAAATACTTTATCTACTTGTACCTGGGTCAAGTGGCCATTCACCTGTTCACATCTGGCTAA